From the genome of Blautia pseudococcoides, one region includes:
- a CDS encoding N-acetylmuramoyl-L-alanine amidase family protein, which yields MKKMGIIFGSLIFVLAAVLAVFAAAGVQKSRSLQQEMKRMDRQINKMQKTSESLEEELEALKEAKQEEAAGAGQEAGTAEGAQEADAQEADAQEAGAQAADAQEADAREAPPAEQKSSGRKVAIDPGHQGPGADTGGTEPLGPGSEEMKDKFASGTQGVYTGVPEYKLTLAVSMQLQEELRNRGYEVIMTREDNDTAVSNVERAQIAAKNGAQILVRIHADGSGDNSANGAMTMIPSAENPYVGQLHEESSRLGEEIINAYCQATGIKNNGVRLYDNMTGINWSTVPVTILEMGFMTNQSDDERMQDPEMQKNMVQGIADGIDAYFAAAQ from the coding sequence ATGAAAAAAATGGGAATTATTTTCGGCAGTTTGATCTTTGTGCTGGCCGCTGTGCTTGCAGTCTTTGCCGCGGCGGGTGTACAGAAGAGCAGATCACTTCAGCAGGAAATGAAGCGTATGGACAGGCAGATAAATAAAATGCAGAAAACGTCGGAATCTCTGGAAGAGGAACTGGAGGCGCTGAAGGAAGCAAAGCAGGAGGAAGCAGCAGGTGCCGGTCAGGAGGCAGGGACAGCAGAAGGCGCCCAGGAAGCAGATGCACAGGAAGCAGATGCACAGGAAGCAGGCGCCCAGGCAGCAGATGCACAGGAAGCAGATGCCCGGGAAGCGCCTCCTGCGGAGCAGAAGAGCAGCGGAAGAAAAGTAGCCATCGACCCCGGACATCAGGGACCGGGAGCAGATACAGGGGGAACGGAACCCCTTGGCCCCGGTTCTGAGGAGATGAAGGATAAATTTGCATCAGGCACCCAGGGCGTCTACACCGGTGTCCCGGAATATAAACTGACCCTGGCTGTTTCCATGCAGCTTCAGGAAGAGCTTAGAAACCGCGGTTATGAGGTCATCATGACAAGAGAAGACAATGACACCGCCGTCAGCAATGTGGAACGTGCTCAGATTGCTGCCAAGAACGGTGCGCAGATCCTTGTCAGGATCCACGCCGACGGCAGCGGGGACAACAGTGCAAATGGTGCCATGACTATGATCCCATCTGCTGAAAATCCCTATGTGGGGCAGCTTCATGAGGAAAGCAGCAGGCTGGGGGAGGAGATCATCAATGCTTATTGCCAGGCAACAGGCATTAAAAACAATGGCGTAAGGCTCTATGACAATATGACGGGCATCAACTGGAGTACAGTTCCGGTGACCATTTTGGAAATGGGTTTTATGACCAACCAGAGTGATGATGAGAGAATGCAGGACCCTGAGATGCAGAAAAATATGGTACAGGGAATTGCGGACGGCATAGATGCCTATTTTGCAGCCGCTCAGTAG
- the kduI gene encoding 5-dehydro-4-deoxy-D-glucuronate isomerase, which produces MELRTAASPRDVKHYTTQRLREEFLIQNVFVPDEIKLVYSHIDRIITGSATPAEKELKLVAGDELRAEYFLQRREMGVINIGGPGSICVDGRTYQVAPRDGMYIGMGKKDITFTSADKENPAKFYINSAPAHTSYPTVLIKREGTEEEDVVIIKEENKVELGSLEQSNHRTICKYILPGQVESCQLEMGMTSLEPGSVWNTMPCHTHDRRMEVYLYFDMPEDAFVMHYMGEPQETRHIVMRNEEAVISPSWSIHSGSGSRNYTFIWGMVGENQDFNDMDGIRNRDIL; this is translated from the coding sequence ATGGAACTCAGAACCGCAGCATCACCCAGGGACGTGAAACACTATACCACCCAGCGTCTCAGAGAAGAATTTTTAATACAGAACGTGTTTGTACCCGATGAGATCAAGCTGGTGTACAGCCACATTGACCGAATCATCACCGGCTCCGCCACTCCGGCCGAAAAAGAGCTGAAATTGGTGGCAGGAGATGAACTGAGAGCAGAATATTTTTTACAGAGACGGGAGATGGGGGTTATCAATATCGGAGGTCCGGGCAGCATCTGTGTGGACGGCAGAACTTACCAGGTGGCGCCAAGGGACGGAATGTACATCGGCATGGGCAAAAAGGACATCACATTTACCAGTGCAGACAAGGAAAATCCGGCGAAATTTTATATTAACAGCGCTCCCGCACACACCTCCTACCCCACTGTGCTGATCAAACGAGAGGGGACAGAAGAGGAAGATGTGGTGATCATCAAAGAGGAAAACAAGGTGGAGCTGGGAAGCCTGGAGCAGTCTAACCACAGAACCATCTGCAAATATATTCTTCCGGGCCAGGTGGAGAGCTGCCAGCTCGAGATGGGAATGACAAGCCTGGAGCCGGGAAGTGTCTGGAATACTATGCCGTGCCATACACATGACAGAAGGATGGAGGTATATCTGTATTTTGACATGCCGGAGGATGCTTTTGTCATGCATTATATGGGAGAACCTCAGGAGACAAGACATATTGTTATGAGAAATGAGGAGGCAGTGATCTCCCCAAGCTGGTCGATCCATTCAGGTTCGGGATCCAGAAATTATACCTTTATCTGGGGGATGGTGGGAGAAAACCAGGACTTTAACGATATGGACGGCATCAGAAACCGGGATATCCTGTAA
- a CDS encoding HPr family phosphocarrier protein, with the protein MCVQVCFKEVNEIVNFVNKVSEAPFQIDACYGSYMVDAKSIMGMMAIGAGKKVELKIYSDEGVGNLEQLIRTYAA; encoded by the coding sequence ATGTGCGTTCAAGTTTGTTTTAAAGAAGTAAATGAAATTGTGAATTTTGTAAACAAAGTATCAGAGGCTCCCTTCCAGATTGATGCCTGCTACGGCAGCTATATGGTGGATGCCAAATCCATTATGGGAATGATGGCCATCGGCGCCGGTAAAAAAGTAGAACTGAAAATTTATTCCGATGAGGGCGTCGGAAATCTGGAGCAGCTGATCCGGACATATGCAGCATAG
- a CDS encoding DUF2264 domain-containing protein: protein MEERKLNTRQDFEKRMLEILNPLKPYYSEEKARLNIGCTSAHYPDESAWMEGFSRPLWGLAAFWAGGGSDEAFEKIYRQGLVSGTDPASVEYWGKCEDYDQKLVEMAAIAFAILFAGEKIWEPLTEKEKKQVSVWLWEINRNKCCDCNWRFFHILVNTALRKTGMPYDKEGMEKSLDFIESCCLGGGWYLDGENGQADYYIPFAMEFYGIVYAMVMKEEDPERCRRYLERAEQFGKDFVYWFAEDGSALPYGRSLTYRFAQAAFYSACVMAHIEPLPLPVMKGILVRHLEYWMNLPIFDPSGLLTIGYCYPNLQMTESYNSPQSPYWAMKAFACLALPENDPFWTCEAAPLPLLQSEKYLEKADMIIQRRAGGNVVALPGGRTFGHVHGHTEEKYAKFAYSTKYGFSVMRSPVNVQEAAPDSVLSFEVLGHIFIRGQAKSYEVAKEQIVSVWSPLPGILVHSRIIPTGAGHRRIHTIESDYDCTAYDAGFALPMGEPEGCEVRSLQGEGESMVIKPDPNTNLIHSKTLIPVVKYEIRKGKNVIETEVLY, encoded by the coding sequence ATGGAAGAGAGAAAGCTGAACACGAGGCAGGATTTTGAGAAACGGATGCTGGAGATCCTGAACCCGCTGAAACCGTATTACAGTGAAGAAAAAGCCCGTCTGAACATAGGCTGCACCAGCGCCCATTATCCGGATGAGAGTGCCTGGATGGAAGGATTTTCGCGCCCTCTTTGGGGACTGGCTGCCTTCTGGGCAGGGGGCGGAAGTGATGAAGCCTTTGAAAAGATATACAGGCAGGGTCTGGTTTCCGGTACAGACCCTGCTTCAGTGGAATACTGGGGCAAATGTGAGGATTATGACCAGAAGCTGGTGGAGATGGCTGCCATTGCCTTTGCCATCCTGTTTGCAGGAGAGAAAATCTGGGAGCCGTTGACGGAAAAGGAGAAAAAACAGGTTAGTGTTTGGCTCTGGGAGATAAACCGAAATAAATGCTGTGACTGTAACTGGCGTTTCTTCCACATCCTGGTGAACACGGCGCTCAGAAAGACGGGAATGCCCTATGACAAAGAGGGAATGGAAAAAAGCCTGGATTTCATTGAGTCCTGCTGCCTTGGCGGCGGCTGGTATCTGGACGGAGAGAACGGGCAGGCGGATTATTATATTCCGTTTGCCATGGAGTTTTATGGAATTGTGTACGCAATGGTCATGAAGGAGGAGGATCCTGAACGGTGCAGGCGTTATCTGGAACGGGCGGAGCAGTTTGGGAAAGATTTTGTGTACTGGTTTGCAGAGGACGGCAGTGCGCTTCCCTATGGGCGCTCTCTGACTTACCGCTTTGCACAGGCGGCCTTTTATTCTGCCTGCGTCATGGCGCACATTGAACCTCTTCCCCTGCCCGTTATGAAGGGGATCCTTGTACGGCATCTGGAGTATTGGATGAATCTGCCAATCTTTGACCCTTCGGGGCTTCTGACAATTGGGTATTGTTACCCCAATCTGCAGATGACCGAGAGCTACAATTCTCCCCAGTCGCCCTATTGGGCCATGAAGGCCTTCGCATGCCTTGCCCTGCCGGAGAATGACCCTTTCTGGACCTGCGAGGCGGCGCCTCTTCCTCTGCTTCAGTCAGAGAAATACCTGGAGAAGGCGGATATGATCATACAGAGAAGAGCCGGCGGCAATGTGGTGGCCCTTCCGGGAGGCCGTACCTTTGGACATGTTCATGGCCATACCGAGGAAAAATACGCCAAGTTCGCCTACTCCACAAAATATGGCTTCAGCGTGATGCGATCCCCGGTGAATGTTCAGGAAGCTGCACCGGACAGTGTACTGTCTTTTGAAGTGCTGGGACATATTTTTATCCGCGGGCAGGCAAAGAGCTATGAGGTGGCAAAAGAACAGATTGTCTCCGTATGGTCTCCCCTGCCGGGAATCCTGGTGCATTCCCGTATCATTCCCACCGGAGCGGGACACAGAAGAATACATACCATTGAAAGTGATTATGACTGCACCGCCTATGACGCCGGGTTTGCCCTGCCCATGGGGGAACCGGAGGGATGTGAGGTGCGCTCCCTCCAGGGAGAAGGGGAATCCATGGTCATCAAGCCGGACCCAAATACCAATCTGATTCACAGCAAAACTTTGATCCCTGTTGTGAAATATGAGATTCGGAAAGGGAAAAATGTTATAGAGACGGAAGTGTTATATTAA
- a CDS encoding helix-turn-helix domain-containing protein: MEYNRGIFGVLNQDDMEGQPLVLLDGGVESRLGETYDFYNDDRPGYEGFLFQYTLGGEGVFEKNDSRYKVQRGQGFLVQFPEKSRYYLENGRDEPWEFLYLHFLGDGALPFVRKIRNICPNLMSPDESSPPIRMALHLQNRLTNGERLQKYEGGEFLYRFLCALLRETEHPAAQKKSSAVQRAAEIMEEEYQRLTGIEELAARLDLSPEHLSRVFKDEMGCAPLSYLTGLRLQSAMNDLLGTAWSIDRIARKNGFSNGNYFAKIFRKHVGISPGSYRESNGNGKCSRKGMGE, from the coding sequence ATGGAGTACAACAGGGGGATATTCGGCGTCCTGAATCAGGACGACATGGAGGGACAGCCGCTGGTTCTGCTGGACGGCGGCGTGGAGAGCCGGTTAGGGGAAACGTACGATTTTTACAATGATGACAGGCCGGGATACGAAGGCTTTCTCTTTCAGTATACACTTGGAGGGGAGGGCGTATTTGAAAAAAATGATTCCAGGTACAAGGTGCAGCGGGGGCAGGGTTTTTTGGTGCAGTTTCCTGAAAAGAGCAGATACTATCTGGAAAATGGCCGGGATGAGCCGTGGGAATTTTTATATCTGCATTTTCTGGGAGACGGGGCACTTCCGTTTGTTCGTAAAATAAGAAATATATGCCCGAATCTTATGTCTCCGGATGAAAGCAGCCCGCCGATCCGCATGGCACTGCATCTGCAGAATCGCCTGACAAACGGAGAACGGCTGCAAAAATACGAGGGCGGGGAGTTTCTCTACCGTTTTCTCTGCGCTCTGTTAAGGGAGACAGAACATCCGGCAGCACAGAAAAAAAGCTCTGCCGTGCAGAGGGCAGCGGAAATCATGGAGGAGGAATACCAAAGACTTACCGGGATAGAGGAACTGGCAGCCAGACTGGATCTATCCCCGGAGCATCTGTCCCGGGTGTTTAAAGACGAGATGGGGTGTGCACCCTTGTCCTATCTGACAGGACTCCGTCTGCAGTCTGCCATGAATGATCTGCTGGGCACAGCGTGGAGTATAGACCGTATCGCCAGAAAAAACGGATTTTCCAATGGAAATTACTTTGCAAAAATCTTCAGAAAGCATGTGGGTATTAGCCCGGGCAGCTACAGGGAGAGCAATGGAAACGGTAAATGCAGCAGGAAAGGAATGGGAGAATGA
- a CDS encoding gluconate 5-dehydrogenase translates to METNKLFSLEGKVALVTGAAYGIGFAIAEAYAAAGAKIAFNCRGREHMDKAMADYKAKGIDARGYICDVTDEAQVEKMVADIEKELGTVDILVNNAGIIKRIPMTEMKAEEFRQVIDIDLNAPFIVSKAVIPGMMQKGHGKIINICSMMSELGRETVSAYAAAKGGLKMLTKNIASEYGGYNIQCNGIGPGYIATPQTAPLREKQPDGSRHPFDQFILAKTPQARWGTPEDLMGPAIFLASHASDFVNGHILYVDGGILAYIGKQP, encoded by the coding sequence ATGGAAACAAATAAATTATTTTCTTTAGAAGGAAAAGTCGCCCTGGTGACAGGAGCTGCCTACGGGATCGGATTTGCCATAGCGGAGGCATATGCAGCAGCCGGTGCAAAGATCGCGTTTAACTGCAGAGGCCGGGAACACATGGATAAGGCTATGGCTGACTACAAAGCCAAAGGAATTGACGCCAGAGGTTATATCTGTGATGTGACGGATGAGGCCCAGGTGGAAAAAATGGTGGCTGATATTGAGAAAGAACTGGGCACCGTTGATATTCTGGTCAACAACGCAGGTATCATCAAGCGCATTCCTATGACAGAGATGAAAGCAGAGGAATTCCGCCAGGTCATTGATATTGACCTGAACGCACCGTTCATTGTGTCAAAAGCAGTGATTCCCGGCATGATGCAAAAAGGACACGGCAAGATCATCAATATCTGTTCCATGATGAGCGAGCTGGGCCGTGAGACGGTTTCCGCTTACGCGGCTGCAAAGGGCGGCCTGAAAATGCTGACAAAGAATATAGCGTCAGAATACGGCGGATATAATATCCAGTGCAACGGCATCGGGCCGGGGTATATTGCCACACCCCAGACAGCACCTCTCAGAGAAAAGCAGCCGGACGGCAGCAGACATCCATTTGACCAGTTCATCCTTGCCAAAACACCTCAGGCGCGCTGGGGAACCCCGGAGGACCTGATGGGACCTGCCATCTTCCTGGCGTCCCATGCATCTGATTTTGTAAACGGCCATATTCTTTATGTGGACGGAGGGATTCTGGCATATATTGGAAAACAGCCGTGA
- a CDS encoding AraC family transcriptional regulator, translated as MKLYSSCKEGIRSCIETQTFSVAHLYSYEKPMDIHIHDCYEIYYSISGGKQFLIDNRFYTFNPGDIFFINQYESHYLSQIDNVKHERIIVSIYPDHLKQCCSGKTDLNYCFTCRNTNFGHKISLSLEEQKRFLYFIHKLSENNEYGQDILDHAVFLQLMTFLNGIFLRNCSHDLPRHEPVGSRHEQMDAILSYINQHISDDLYIERLAKHFYISTSYLCRIFKSETGTTINKYITAKRITLAKSYLSEGYSVTDACIRCGFGDYSNFLKSFTKAVGISPKKYAQFSA; from the coding sequence ATGAAACTATATAGTTCCTGTAAAGAAGGCATACGTTCCTGTATTGAAACGCAGACATTTTCCGTTGCGCATCTGTACAGCTATGAGAAGCCTATGGATATCCATATCCATGACTGTTATGAAATTTATTACTCCATCTCCGGCGGAAAGCAGTTTTTGATCGACAACCGATTCTATACTTTCAATCCCGGAGATATTTTCTTTATAAATCAATATGAAAGCCATTATCTGTCCCAGATCGACAATGTGAAACACGAGCGGATCATTGTCTCCATCTACCCTGATCACCTGAAGCAATGCTGTTCCGGCAAGACCGATCTGAACTACTGTTTTACCTGCCGCAATACTAACTTTGGACACAAGATTTCTCTGTCCCTTGAGGAACAGAAACGCTTTCTGTACTTTATACATAAGCTGTCCGAGAATAACGAATACGGACAGGATATTTTAGACCACGCAGTATTTCTCCAGCTTATGACCTTTTTAAACGGCATCTTTCTGAGAAACTGCAGCCACGACCTGCCCCGGCATGAACCTGTCGGAAGCCGTCATGAACAGATGGACGCCATTCTTTCCTATATTAATCAGCATATCTCTGACGATCTTTACATTGAGCGGCTGGCTAAACACTTTTATATCAGCACCTCTTATCTGTGCAGGATATTCAAGAGTGAAACGGGAACCACCATCAATAAATACATTACTGCCAAGCGCATCACCCTTGCCAAATCATATCTTTCAGAGGGATATTCTGTCACAGATGCCTGCATCCGCTGCGGCTTTGGGGACTATAGTAACTTCCTGAAATCTTTTACAAAAGCTGTGGGTATCTCCCCCAAGAAATACGCCCAGTTCTCCGCATAA
- a CDS encoding helix-turn-helix domain-containing protein, which yields MLLMEKMAHRQITSANYITSINGMVHPDRVLSEHDFLYMLEGDWEIMEDGSVYEMHRDDLLILGAGRHHYGEKPCNPGNRHMYFHVLPSPAEKGEKNGMEKMEPSTLFPCHTLLHCRHNPHIRMYFEEIISAFWSDSPEKLCRLSLLFNLLLCEIAEHQAAPREKGQSDALVDEICRQIQSNPQRFYTAGEMAEAHFICARTLNNRFQKACQKTFYAYQMETKLEMVRYFLIHQPDAPLHEAAVNFGFYDEFHLSKAFKKQFKMSPSRFRKYHASGNAQTY from the coding sequence ATGCTTCTTATGGAAAAAATGGCCCATCGGCAGATAACCAGCGCCAACTATATTACATCCATTAACGGCATGGTCCATCCTGACCGTGTACTTTCAGAACATGATTTTCTTTACATGCTGGAAGGGGACTGGGAGATCATGGAGGATGGAAGTGTATATGAAATGCACCGGGATGACCTGCTGATCCTTGGCGCCGGCAGGCACCATTACGGCGAAAAACCGTGTAATCCGGGAAACAGGCATATGTATTTCCACGTGCTGCCTTCCCCTGCTGAGAAGGGCGAAAAAAACGGCATGGAAAAAATGGAACCATCCACACTTTTTCCATGCCATACCCTGCTGCACTGCCGCCACAATCCCCACATCCGGATGTATTTTGAAGAGATCATATCCGCGTTCTGGTCAGACAGTCCTGAAAAGCTCTGCCGCCTCTCCCTGCTTTTTAATCTGTTGTTATGTGAAATCGCAGAGCATCAGGCTGCCCCCAGAGAAAAAGGGCAGTCTGATGCTCTGGTGGACGAGATCTGTCGGCAGATACAGTCTAACCCCCAGAGGTTTTACACTGCCGGGGAAATGGCGGAAGCTCATTTTATCTGTGCCCGTACCTTGAATAACCGATTTCAGAAAGCCTGCCAAAAGACCTTCTATGCCTATCAGATGGAGACCAAACTGGAGATGGTGCGGTATTTTTTGATACACCAGCCTGATGCCCCTCTTCATGAGGCTGCAGTCAACTTTGGATTTTACGATGAATTTCATCTGAGCAAGGCTTTCAAGAAACAGTTTAAAATGTCTCCCTCCCGGTTTCGGAAATACCATGCCTCAGGCAATGCACAAACCTACTGA
- a CDS encoding glycoside hydrolase family 127 protein produces the protein MDRKNFSRPLSLRSVQITDDFWKKEMELVRTQMLPYQWDALNDQVEGAVPSYCMRNFKIAGKKNLERRERGETFREPSYTFRGFEALPQDPRHPEDKFYGFVFQDSDFYKWIEAVGYSLTQHRDQELEKTADHAIDMVCAAQQEDGYLDTYYILNGKDKIFTNLKDHHELYCLGHLIEGAVAYYQATGKDKLLKAAMRYADYTAEHFGPEEGKCKGYPGHEIAEMALVRLFEATGEEKYLNLGKFFVDERGRRPYYFDKEHPEGVKDQPGGLRYAYNQAHIPVREQEEAVGHAVRAVYLYSGMTDIARLTQDESLYKACEKLWDNMVDRKMYITGGIGGTQIGEAFSFNYDLPNDTAYAETCAAIGLVFFARRMLEMKPDSRYGDVMERALYNCILSGMALDGKSFFYVNPLEVNPEACHKDERKAHVKPVRQKWFGCSCCPPNLARLLSSLSAYAFTETEDTLFVHLYMGSIVKKQVNGKEVTISISSGLPHSGKVAIEVRGESVPFTIALRIPDWCREEAEGEKAQTGFTLKGVQDGACVMRDGYLYVTKSWNPGEPMTLEFAMDVKILQADPRVREDIGRVAVARGPVVYCLEEADNGADLHLLTVDCSAGTRTEVYTVAGEPVTSVVADGFRQKLPSFGKGLYHSLKAAVKEPVKLRFIPYYVWANRGENEMTVWVRQEK, from the coding sequence ATGGACAGAAAAAATTTCAGCAGGCCCCTTTCTCTGAGGAGCGTGCAGATAACCGATGATTTTTGGAAAAAAGAGATGGAGCTGGTGAGAACCCAGATGCTGCCCTATCAGTGGGATGCACTGAATGACCAGGTAGAGGGGGCTGTGCCCAGCTACTGTATGAGGAATTTTAAGATCGCGGGTAAGAAGAACCTGGAGAGAAGAGAGCGGGGGGAAACGTTCCGGGAACCTTCCTATACCTTCCGCGGCTTTGAGGCTCTTCCCCAGGACCCCCGGCACCCGGAAGATAAATTTTACGGGTTTGTTTTCCAGGACAGTGATTTCTATAAATGGATTGAGGCGGTGGGTTATTCCCTCACCCAGCACCGGGACCAGGAGCTGGAAAAAACAGCGGACCATGCCATTGATATGGTCTGTGCCGCCCAACAGGAGGACGGCTACCTGGATACTTATTATATCCTGAACGGGAAAGATAAAATATTTACAAACCTGAAAGACCATCACGAGCTGTACTGCCTCGGACATTTGATCGAAGGGGCAGTGGCCTATTATCAGGCTACGGGAAAAGATAAACTGCTGAAAGCGGCCATGAGATATGCGGACTATACGGCAGAACATTTTGGCCCGGAAGAGGGAAAATGCAAGGGGTATCCGGGCCATGAGATCGCGGAGATGGCACTGGTCCGCCTGTTTGAGGCCACAGGGGAGGAAAAATATCTGAACCTGGGGAAATTCTTTGTGGATGAAAGAGGCCGCAGACCCTATTATTTTGATAAAGAACACCCGGAAGGTGTGAAAGATCAGCCCGGTGGACTCCGCTACGCATACAATCAGGCGCATATTCCTGTACGGGAACAGGAGGAAGCGGTGGGCCATGCGGTGCGCGCGGTTTATCTCTATTCGGGAATGACAGATATAGCCAGGCTGACGCAGGATGAGAGCCTGTATAAAGCCTGCGAAAAATTGTGGGATAATATGGTGGACCGGAAGATGTATATCACCGGAGGAATAGGCGGCACCCAGATAGGGGAAGCATTTTCTTTCAATTATGACCTGCCCAATGACACGGCATACGCAGAGACTTGCGCAGCCATAGGCCTTGTATTTTTTGCCAGGAGAATGCTGGAGATGAAGCCTGATTCCAGGTATGGGGATGTGATGGAACGGGCACTGTACAACTGTATACTCAGCGGTATGGCCCTGGATGGGAAAAGCTTTTTCTATGTGAATCCACTGGAAGTAAATCCTGAGGCCTGCCATAAAGATGAGAGGAAAGCGCATGTGAAACCTGTGCGGCAGAAATGGTTCGGCTGTTCCTGCTGTCCTCCCAACCTGGCAAGGCTGCTGAGCTCCCTCAGCGCTTACGCCTTCACAGAGACAGAAGATACCTTGTTTGTACATCTCTATATGGGAAGTATTGTGAAAAAGCAGGTGAATGGAAAAGAAGTGACCATCTCCATCAGCTCCGGGCTGCCCCACAGCGGAAAGGTGGCCATAGAGGTGAGGGGGGAATCCGTACCGTTTACCATAGCCCTCCGTATTCCGGACTGGTGCAGGGAGGAAGCGGAGGGAGAGAAAGCTCAAACCGGTTTTACACTGAAGGGCGTGCAGGACGGTGCCTGTGTCATGAGGGATGGTTACCTGTATGTGACAAAAAGCTGGAATCCGGGAGAGCCCATGACTCTGGAATTTGCCATGGATGTGAAAATCCTGCAGGCTGACCCCAGAGTCCGGGAGGACATAGGCAGGGTGGCAGTGGCAAGAGGCCCTGTGGTGTACTGCCTGGAGGAGGCCGACAATGGGGCAGATCTCCATCTGCTTACAGTGGACTGCAGTGCAGGGACCCGGACAGAAGTCTATACAGTGGCAGGGGAACCGGTCACTTCTGTTGTGGCGGATGGATTCCGGCAGAAGCTGCCGTCTTTTGGGAAGGGGCTATATCACTCTCTGAAAGCGGCTGTAAAGGAACCGGTTAAGCTTCGTTTCATACCATATTATGTCTGGGCAAACCGAGGAGAAAATGAAATGACAGTTTGGGTCAGACAGGAAAAATAG
- a CDS encoding glycoside hydrolase family 27 protein, with product MNKNSFAKVPPMGWNSYDYYDTAVNEEQVKKNADYMAAHLKEYGWEYIVVDIQWYAHKAGSKREQFQYIPFSGLEMDEYSRLLPDPERFPSSAGQKGFAPLANYVHSLGLKFGIHIMRGIPRIAAQDHMKIKGSEVTADMAANPYSICPWNPDMYGLNHSPAGQAYYDSLLELYASWGVDFIKCDDICNTCNQSPHRENQYNAAHEVEMLANAIKRCGRPIVFSLSPGPALIDRAWHYEKYANMWRITDDFWDDWKYLKDMFRRCELWQTQVSEGCYPDCDMLPLGWIGKGFGKERMTGFTREEQRTMMTLWCLFGSPLMLGAEMTKMDDWTLSLLTNRKVLALLPPSCRPRQIFLDEDKAVWTACDEKEGTLYTALFNLSDETACVSVGLDDLGKEFEEDAALTDLWDGTSSRSENLEIRAILPAHGCVLYQVLIK from the coding sequence ATGAACAAAAACAGTTTTGCAAAAGTCCCGCCTATGGGCTGGAACAGCTATGATTATTATGACACTGCCGTAAATGAAGAACAAGTAAAGAAAAACGCGGACTACATGGCAGCACACTTAAAAGAATACGGATGGGAATACATTGTGGTGGACATCCAGTGGTATGCACATAAAGCAGGTTCTAAGAGAGAACAGTTCCAGTACATTCCCTTTTCCGGACTGGAAATGGATGAATATTCCCGCCTTCTGCCTGACCCGGAGCGCTTCCCCTCCTCGGCCGGCCAAAAAGGATTCGCTCCCCTGGCTAATTATGTACATAGCCTGGGACTGAAATTCGGCATTCATATCATGCGCGGGATCCCCCGTATTGCAGCCCAGGACCATATGAAAATAAAGGGCAGCGAAGTCACTGCCGACATGGCAGCCAACCCTTATTCTATCTGCCCCTGGAACCCGGATATGTACGGCCTTAATCATTCTCCTGCTGGACAGGCTTACTATGATTCCCTGCTGGAACTGTACGCATCCTGGGGTGTGGATTTTATTAAATGTGATGATATCTGCAACACCTGCAACCAAAGCCCTCACCGGGAGAATCAGTATAACGCGGCCCATGAGGTGGAAATGCTGGCAAACGCCATCAAACGCTGCGGGCGCCCCATTGTATTCTCCCTCTCCCCCGGACCTGCCCTGATCGACAGAGCATGGCATTATGAGAAATATGCCAATATGTGGCGTATTACGGACGATTTCTGGGATGACTGGAAATATTTAAAGGATATGTTTCGCCGCTGTGAACTGTGGCAGACACAGGTTTCGGAAGGATGTTATCCCGACTGTGATATGCTCCCTCTGGGGTGGATCGGAAAGGGCTTCGGCAAGGAGCGCATGACAGGCTTCACCAGAGAAGAACAGCGGACCATGATGACCCTTTGGTGCCTTTTCGGTTCCCCTCTTATGCTGGGCGCAGAGATGACCAAAATGGATGACTGGACCCTGTCCCTGCTCACAAACCGGAAGGTACTGGCACTGCTGCCGCCTTCCTGCCGCCCCAGACAGATTTTCCTGGATGAAGATAAGGCGGTCTGGACTGCATGTGATGAAAAAGAAGGGACTCTGTATACCGCACTGTTTAATCTCAGTGATGAAACTGCTTGTGTCAGTGTCGGTCTGGACGACCTTGGAAAAGAGTTTGAGGAGGACGCTGCACTTACCGATCTGTGGGACGGAACATCCAGCCGCAGCGAGAACCTGGAAATCCGGGCTATACTTCCTGCACATGGATGCGTGCTGTATCAGGTTCTTATAAAATAG